One Cyprinus carpio isolate SPL01 chromosome A16, ASM1834038v1, whole genome shotgun sequence genomic region harbors:
- the LOC109083134 gene encoding gamma-aminobutyric acid receptor-associated protein-like 1, producing MSSQYQRSVPLEVRRAEGERVRTKHPDKIPIIVERAARSRAPELDKKKYLVPSDLTVGQLCFLIRQRVSMRPEEALFFFVKNSLPPSSSPLSTVYEEHHDEDLFLYMTYSNESVYGA from the exons ATGTCTAGCCAGTATCAGCGAAGTGTTCCACTGGAGGTCAGGAGAGCAGAAGGGGAGAGAGTCCGCACCAAACATCCAGATAAAATCCCG ATAATTGTGGAGAGAGCTGCAAGGTCACGAGCTCCTGAGCTTGACAAAAAGAAATACCTCGTTCCTTCAGACCTCACAG TCGGTCAGCTCTGCTTCCTGATCAGACAGCGGGTGTCTATGAGACCAGAAGAAGCCCTCTTCTTTTTCGTTAAAAATTCCCTCCCTCCATCCAGTTCCCCCCTCTCTACGGTGTATGAG GAACACCATGATGAAGACCTGTTCCTGTACATGACATACAGCAATGAGAGTGTTTACGGTGCCTGA